Proteins encoded together in one Argiope bruennichi chromosome 1, qqArgBrue1.1, whole genome shotgun sequence window:
- the LOC129975464 gene encoding WD repeat-containing protein on Y chromosome-like — MIHHLDRNESSCFTSEGGITCFDFCEKLNCLVTGCIDNSVKVWNPSEKTSCNEILTGHFNSVTHALVAEKHDCIISADRDKTVRVWSLLRSECLQVIKFKEADFAGKQIFATLYLDKEYDKLIITTNRIAVLNARSADLRKAAHPDSELIIYTAYNSVFDCFITVGNKASIAIWNAQSFLLVHEFAEAHVAFTRIGIPQVVDVSVAALDPTERRLVTADRNGIVKVWNFHLGICLKEFQAKFSVMALSVLGYEIFAAGSSGLINMFYDDGESRTGDIVWRTLHEQAIVSIDTYTRDLLASASCDGEIIVWLWKNEDAKLRMRDCIADGTESSEVSNDYPAKTLVDKRKYSGISEILFLKTREMDASVGNLVSCGIDGRIRFWNVICTIKVNKWKLLSKFRAVFRKCDGVLCMETDKENKFLLTGDTMGYLRIYNLEDYYSSYGSVPANAKLPEPHHYEKYPFLKLQHLIQTNHSQHSKISSDGGAEVGFAPLLLNCFRAHMGPLLKVGFSNEKELVITAARQGSVRLWTLSGIYLGFLGSDDAYPSSRMKIKPPDIQASASTTTLHVLNGGKKPYWESAIEALKRCRLGHSSQQSTEKPFAWIEKKKLQSKEFSEEFTLHHELEKRLPRYPGKSTPKLRLHDLRRDDIARI; from the exons ATGATTCACCATCTCGATCGCAACGAAAGTTCGTGTTTCACTTCGGAAGGTGGAATCACTTGTTTCGACTTCTGTGAAAAACTCAACTGTTTGGTTACTGGCTGCATAGATAATTCAGTGAAAGTATGGAATCCTTCAGAAAAAACTTCATGCAAC GAAATCCTTACAGGCCATTTTAACTCCGTAACGCATGCCTTGGTAGCCGAGAAACATGACTGCATCATTTCTGCCGATCGGGACAAAACGGTTAGGGTGTGGAGCTTGCTTCGATCCGAGTGCCTGCAAGTCATCAAGTTCAAAGAGGCCGATTTCGCTGGAAAGCAAATATTCGCTACTCTATACCTGGATAAAGAGTATG ACAAATTGATTATAACCACCAATCGGATAGCGGTGCTTAATGCTCGTAGTGCTGATCTTCGAAAGGCGGCACATCCAGACAGCGAACTTATAATATACACTGCCTACAACAGCGTCTTCGATTGCTTCATTACCGTTGGAAATAAAGCATCCATCGCCATTTGGAACGCTCAGTCCTTCTTACTGGTTCACGAGTTTGCTGAAGCCCATGTCGCCTTTACCAGGATTGGAATTCCTCAAGTTGTAGATGTTTCTGTTGCCGCTCTTGACCCGACAGAGCGACGTTTGGTCACAGCAG ATCGCAACGGCATCGTTAAAGTATGGAACTTCCATCTTGGAATCTGTTTAAAAGAGTTTCAAGCCAAATTTTCCGTTATGGCTCTATCAGTTCTTGGCTATGAAATATTTGCCGCCGGATCCTCCggattaataaatatgttttatgatgATGGCGAAAGCAGAACTGGAGATATTGTGTGGAGAACTCTTCACGAGCAAGCGATTGTGAGTATCGACACCTACACCCGTGATTTGCTGGCTTCTGCTTCATGTGATGGGGAAATCATTGTGTGGCTTTGGAAAAATGAAGATGCTAAACTGCGAATGAGAGATTGTATTGCAG ATGGCACAGAATCATCGGAAGTAAGCAACGATTACCCTGCCAAAACATTAGTGGATAAACGGAAGTACTCCGGCATCAGTGAAATCCTATTTCTGAAAACTCGAGAGATGGACGCTTCTGTGGGAAACCTTGTCTCTTGTGGAATCGACGGCAGGATCCGTTTCTGGAATGTGATCTGCAccattaaagtaaataaatggaaACTTCTCTCCAAATTCCGTGCTGTCTTCAGGAAATGCGACGGAGTGCTTTGCATGGAAACAGACAAGGAAAATAAGTTTCTTCTCACAg gcGATACAATGGGTTACTTACGTATCTACAATTTGGAAGATTATTATTCATCGTATGGATCCGTACCAGCCAATGCAAAATTACCGGAGCCTCACCATTATGAAAAATATCCTTTCTTAAAACTTCAACATCTGATCCAGACAAATCACAGTCAACATTCGAAGATCAGTTCCGATGGAGGAGCCGAAGTGGGATTCGCACCGCTTCTGCTCAATTGTTTTCGAGCTCACATGGGCCCACTTCTGAAAGTGGGATTCTCTAACGAGAAAGAACTGGTGATCACAGCAGCTAGACAAGGATCTGTTCGCCTGTGGACACTGTCTGGAATTTATCTTGGATTCTTAGGTTCAGATGACGCATACCCATCATCTAGAATGAAGATAAAACCACCTGATATCCAAGCTTCTGCATCCACTACAACACTTCAT GTATTAAATGGTGGAAAAAAACCTTACTGGGAGAGCGCTATCGAGGCTTTAAAACGATGTCGGTTAGGCCATTCTTCTCAACAGTCGACGGAGAAGCCTTTCGCTTGGATAGAAAAGAAGAAGTTGCAGTCTAAG gagttCTCAGAAGAATTTACACTCCATCATGAACTAGAGAAGAGACTACCTCGATATCCTGGAAAGTCTACTCCAAAACTGCGTCTACATGACTTGCGACGCGATGATATTGCCAGAATATAA